The DNA window ACGCGCCGGCCGAGTCGGAGCGTGTGCGATATGGGGTGCCAATCAGTTCCACCTCGGCGTCAGCAATCGGCCGCTCGAGCGAATCCACCAGGACGACGCCGGATACGGTAACACCATCCGTAGCGCGCTGAGCCGAAGCTGGAGAACCCAGCAATGCCGTGACTGAGAAAATCACCGCGAAATGGCGGAGGACGGTACGAAGCTGGGACATTGGGCCAGCCTTCCTGAAGGATTAGGGAGGGGAGGTACCACACAACATTCCAACCGGGCTGTTGCCCGAAGTTACGAGACGGGTTTCCAGCCGGCGAGCTCGGCCGTTGAGGAGAATCGGCAATCTCTCGTTGATTCTGATCCGTGCAGTTTCCGCCCCATCCGTGTCATCCGCGACAAGGCTGTTCAACCCAGACCACCTTCCGCAGTCCTCCTGTTGTTTCCCGGGTTGTCCGCGGAATCCGCGGTAATCGGTTCAACCGCCAGTCAGTCGCGAGCCGGAAAGCGCCTCGCGCAAACCCGTCCACGGCAATCGCGCGCACCCATGCCGCCCGGCGAACGGCGCCACGCTGCGCAGCGGTGCCAGTGTCTCCGGCAATACCGCCTCGGCGTCGCCGGCCAGCATGGCGTCGAGATTGTCGGCCATGGCCAGCGCCTCGCGCACAGTCAGCCCTTGAACGGCCTCGGTCATGAGACTGGCGGACGCCGTGCCCACGGAGCAGGACTGCCCGCCAAAACTCACATCGACAAGACGCCCGTCTTCGACGCGCACCATCACGCGACTTTCGTCGCCGCACACGGGGTTCTTGTGCACCGCCACGCCGGTTGGCGCCGCCAACTCGCGTTTGTTGCGCGGCGCGCGATGATGCGCCAGCAGCGCCTCCTGATACATGGCCGCCAGTGAGGTCACACTGCTCACGGTCGCAATACTCAGGCCGAGCTGTCGGCGGTGGCGAACAGGGCCTGCGCCGCCTGCAGTGCATGCACCAGTGCCTCGACGTCCGATGCATCGCTATAGACGTAGAACGATGCGCGCGCCGTGGCGCTCACACCAAGCCGGCGCATGAGCGGCTGCGCGCAGTGATGCCCGGCCCGCACACAGACGCCATGCTGGTCGAGAATGGTGGCCAGGTCATGCGGATGCACGTCGGCCAGCGAGAAACTCACCACGCCACTGCGTTCGGCCGGTGGCGGGCCGTACACCGTCACACCGGGCAGCTCACGCACGCGGGCATCCGCGAGCTCCAGCAGGGCCAACTCGTGCGCACGCACATTGGCCATGCCCAGTGACTCCAGATACCGCACGGCTGCAGCAAGCGCCACGGCGTCCGCCGCATTGGGCGTGCCGGCCTCGAACTTGTGCGGAATGACGTTCCAGGTGCTCCGGGTGTCGTGCACCCATTCGATCATGTCGCCACCAAACTGGTAGGGTGACATGGACTCGAGCAGCGCGCGCCGGCCAATGAGACAGCCGATGCCCATGGGCCCGAGCAGCTTGTGGCCGCTGAACGCATAGAAGTCGACGTCGAGCGTATCGAAGTGCACCGGCAGATGCGGCACGGCCTGCGCGCCGTCCACCACGATGACGGCCGCGCTGCGCGAGCGGATGAGCCGCACGGCCTCGGCGAGCGGCGTGATGGCACCCACCGCGTTGGAGACATGCGTGAGCGCCACCACGCGGGTGCGTGGCGAGAGCAGGTCACGCAGATGGTCGAGATCGATGGTCTGGCGGTCGGTGAGCTCCACGATGCGAAGCGTGGCGCCGGTGGCCAGGGCCAGCTGCTGCCAGGGCACGAAGTTGGCATGGTGCTCAAGCGCCGTGATGACGATCTCATCGCCGGCCTGCACGTTGCTTGGGCCCCAGGCCGAGGCCACGAGATTCATGCTCTCGGTGGTCCCGCGCGTGAAGATGAGACAGTCGCTGTCAGCCAGCCCGACAAAGCGGGCAATGGTATGGCGTGCGTCGTGATAGCGCTCGGTGGCCAACGCCGACAGCGCGTACGCGCCGCGATGCGGATTGGCGTTGGCCGTTTCGTAGAAGTCGCGCAGCGCGTCCAGCACCATGCGCGGTTTTTGCGACGTGGCGGCCGAGTCCAGGTAGTGCAGGCCGGGGTTGGCGGCCAGCAGCGGAAAGTCGGAGCGGGGGGCGAGGGCAGCGGACATCGGGGGCCGGGTTACAGGTGGACTCATCGCGGCACAGACATTGTCCAACTCAATACTCCGAACTCGAACTCAAAACCCGGAACTGATCAGTTTCGAGTTTCGAGTTCAGGTTTCGAGTTCTGGGTTCAGCTGGCGGTTCCCGGCGCCGAGTCTGCACCCCGCACCCACACCGAACCCGCCTCAACCCGGACCTCGTACACGCGAATGGCATCAGTGGCCGGCCCCTGCAGCACTTCTCCCGTTCGCACGTCGAAACGCGCGCCGTGCCAGGGACACTCGAGCACACAGGGCGCCACCACATCCCCACCCGACAAGGCAAAATCACGGTGAGGGCAGCGGTCCTCCACGGCATGCACCACGCTACCATCACGCACCAGACACACGCGGGTGCCGTCGGCCAGCTTGACGCCCAGCGGGAACGTGGCCTCGATCTGACTGAGCTCGGCCACCCGTTCCCAAGTCGTGGCCCGGTCGGCCGGCCCTGCCGTCATTCCGTGCTCACGGCCGGTACCGCCGCCGTATCGGTGGCGCCACTCTCAAGGGCCGCCTTGAGCGTGTGCCAGGCCAGCGACGCACACTTCACGCGCACCGGGAAGCGCGACACGCCGCTGAACACCACGAGTTGGCCGAGCGTCTTGCCTTCATCGGGATCCTGACCGAGCACCAGCGCATGGAATCGCGCGAACAGCTCCTCGGCTTCGCTGCGCGACTTGCCCTTGACCGCCGCCGTCATGAGCGAGGCGCTGGCCTTGGAAATGGCGCAGCCGTGCCCGGTGAACTTGACGTCCGCAATGGTACCGGCCTCGTCGAGCACGAGCGCCACATGCACCTCGTCGCCGCAGAGCGGATTGCGACCGTCGGCTTCATGGCTGGCCGACGGCAGCTCGCCGAAGTTCCGCGGCTTGCGGTTGTGGTCGAGGATGACGGACTGGTAGAGCTCTTGGAGGTCGGACATGGGAGACTCGGCGAACGTGAGGCGGTACGTCGGACGACGCAAACCACTGAACTCGTAACTCACCACTTGGACTCAAACCTCACGGCTCACCGACGCTCCGGTCAGCTCTGAGGTTTGAGTGAAAGTCATGAGTCCGGAGTAACCGCCGGGCTCAGTGTGTGGTGCTTCCCGTAAACCGCTCCACCGTCAGCTTCTCCAGTGCGTCCACAATGACCGGATGTTCGATGGTCTCCAGCACGTCGGCTGCAAAGGCGTACATGAGCAGCTGACGGGCCAGCACCTTGCCCACACCACGGCTCTTGAGGTAGAACAGTGACGTCTCGTCGATGCGACCCACCGTGGCGCCGTGCGTGCACTTCACGTCATCCGCAAAGATCTCGAGCTGCGGCTTGGTGTCGATCTGCGCCTTCTCGGACAAGAGCAGGGTGTGATTGGTCTGCTTGCCGTCCGTCTTCTGCGCCTCGGGGTGCACATACACCTTGCCGTTGAACACGCCGTGCGCGCTATCGTCGATGAGACCCTTGTAGGCTTCACGGCTGAAGCAGTTTTCCTTCACGTGCTCCACGCGCGTCTGGTGATCGCCGTGCTGCTCGCCATCGAGCATGTAGAGCCCGTTGATGGTGCAGCCGCAGCCTTCGCCGTTCAGCACCGTGTAGACATTGCTGCGCGACAGCGCGGCGCCCGTCTGGAAGGTGAAGGTGACGAAGTGACTGTCGCGTCCCTGACGGGCTTCCACCGTGCCCACATGATGCGCCGTGCGCGCCTCGCGCTGCACGCGGATGAGCTGCAGGGTGGCGCCGTCTTCCACGAAGGCTTCCACCACCGCGTTGGTGAAGTACGGCACGTTGGCCAATCCGATGTGGCTTTCCACCACCATGGCCTTGGCATGCCGCTCGGCCACCAGCACATGGCGCGGGTGGCTCATCAGCCCCTCACCGCGCGCGTCGGTGACGTGCAGCAGATGAATGGGCGTGTCGATGACCATTTCCTTGGACACGCGGATGTATGTGCCCTCACCGGCGAAGGCCGCGTTGAGCGCCGTGAAGCCGTCACGATCGGCCGTGGCCGCCGTGCCCAGCACCGCGCCCAGCGCCTCGGCGTCGTCCACGGAGGCGTCGGCCAGCGACCGCACGCTGATGCCGGCGGGCAGGGCGTCCAGCCGCGAGAGCTCGGCGTTGAAGCGACCGTTCACGAACACCACCAGCGGCCAGGTGCCGCCAAAGGTGTAGGGCTCGAGCGCCGCGGCGTCGAGCGACACCGGCGCCACATCGGCGGCCGGCGTGTACTGCGCAGTGGCGATGGCCGACACGTTGGTGTAGTGCCAGTCCTCGTTGCGCGTGGTGGGGAAGCCCAGCGTCTTGAACGCCTCGGCGCCCGCCGCCCGCAATCCCTTGAGTGAGCCCGGCGCGTCGGCCACGGAGGCCGCCACCGCCTGCTCGGCGAATCGGAGCCCGGTGGTCACGCCGCCGTCTCCAGCAGCCAGTCATAGCCGCGGGCCTCGAGCTCGAGAGCCAGCGACTTGTCGCCGCTCTTGATGATGCGACCACCGGCCAGCACGTGCACCTGGTCGGGCACGATGTAGTTGAGCAGGCGCTGGTAGTGCGTGACCACGATGGTGGCGTTGTCGGGACGCTTGAGCGCGTTCACACCCTCGGCCACGATACGCAGCGCATCGATGTCGAGGCCCGAGTCGGTTTCGTCGAGAATGGCCAGCGACGGCTGCAGCACCGCCATCTGCAGGATCTCGTTGCGCTTCTTTTCGCCACCCGAGAAGCCGGCGTTCACTGAGCGGTTGAGCATGGACACATCCATGTCCACCAGCTTGAGCTTCTCCTCCACGAGGTCGAGGAACTCCATGGGGTCGACTTCCTCGAGGCCCTTGGCCTTGCGGATCTCGTTGTAGGCCGCGCGCAGGAAGTAGGCGTTGGTGACGCCGGGAATTTCCACGGGATACTGGAAGGCCAGGAACACGCCGGACTGCGCCCGCACTTCCGGATCCATCTCCAGCAGGTTCTCGCCCTTGTAGAGCACCTCACCGCCGGTGATCTCGTACGCCGGGTGGCCGGCCAGCACCTGCGCGAGCGTGCTCTTGCCCGAGCCGTTCGGGCCCATGACGGCGTGCACCTCGCCGGCGTTCACGGTGAGCGTGATGCCCTTGAGGATCGGCTTGCCGTCGATGGCGGCGTGGAGGTCGTTGATCTGCAGCATATATGAGAACGGTGGAAAATGTATGAACGAAACGAGTCCCACCTACGACTCGATACTCGAACTCACAACCCGATACTGATCAGTTTCGAGTTCTGGGTTCAGGTATCGAGTCGTAAGTCTTCAGCCAACGGATCCTTCGAGGGTGATACCGAGCAGCTGCTGCGCCTCGAGCGCGAACTCCATGGGCAGCTCCTTGAACACTTCCTTGCAGAAGCCGCTCACGATCATGCTCACGGCCTGCTCGGCGTCGAGACCGCGCGCCTTGAGGTAGAAGATCTGGTCTTCACCGATCTTGGACGTGGAGGCCTCGTGCTCGAGCGTCGCGCTGTTGTTGCCCACCTCCACATACGGGAAGGTGTGCGCGCCGCAGGCATTGCCCACCAGCATCGAGTCGCACTGCGTGTAGTTGCGTGCGCCCTCGGCCTTGGGCAGGATCTGCACCTTGCCCCGGTAGCTGTTCTGGCCCTGCATGGCGCTGATGCCCTTCGACACGATGGTGCTCTTCGTGTTGCGCCCGATGTGGATCATCTTCGTGCCCGTGTCGGCCTGCTGCTTCTTGCTGGCCACGGCCACCGAGTAGAACTCGCCCACCGAGTTGTCGCCCTGCAGGATGACCGACGGATACTTCCAGGTGATGGCCGAGCCGGTCTCCACCTGGGTCCAGGAGATCTTGGCGTTGGTCATCGCCTTGCCGCGCTTGGTGACGAAGTTGTAGATGCCACCCACGCCGTGTTCGTCGCCCGCATACCAGTTCTGCACCGTGCTGTACTTCACCGTGGCGTTGTCGAGGGCCGCGATTTCCACCACGGCCGCATGCAGCTGGTTGGTGTCGCGCTTGGGCGCGGTGCAGCCTTCCAGATAGCTCACATACGCGCCTTCATCGGCCACGATGAGCGTGCGCTCGAACTGCCCGGTTTCCGCGGCGTTGATGCGGAAGTAGGTGGACAGCTCCATGGGGCAGCGCACCCCCTTGGGGATGTAGCAGAACGAGCCGTCGGAGAACACCGCGCTGTTGAGCGCGGCGAAGAAGTTGTCGCTGTAGGGCACAACCGAGCCCAGATACTTGCGCACCAGGTCGGGGTACTCGCGCACCGCCTCGCCAAACGACATGAAGATCACGCCGTACTTGGCGAGTTCCTCCTTGTACGTCGTGCCCACGGACACGGAGTCGAACACCGCGTCCACGGCCACACCGGCCAGACGCTTCTGCTCCGTGAGCGAGATGCCGAGCTTGTTGTAGGTCTCGAGCAGCTTGGGGTCGACCTCGTCGAGCGACCCGAGCGGCTTCACCGACTTGGGCGCGCTGTAGTACGACGCGGCCTGGTAGTCGATGGGCGGATAGCTGACGTTGGCCCAGTGCGGCTCCGTCATCGTCTGCCAGCGACGGAAGGCCTTGAGGCGCCACTCCAGCAGCCACTCCGGCTCGTTCTTCTTGGCGGAGATGAAGCGCACCGTGTCTTCAGTCAGACCCGGCGGCAGGGTTTCCGTCTCGATGTCCGTGGTGAAGCCGTACTGGTACTCGCGATTGACCAGTGACTCGATCGTCGAACTCATGCCTGCTCCTGTTGCACCGCCGTGAGGGGTCCTGACATCCGGTATTCACACCGCCCGCAGCCCCCGAGTCGATGCGCCAGGCGCTCGACCGGGACGCCCAGCAGGCGTTCCACGAACTTCGCTTCCACTTCGCATGCCGCCGGAAACCGGTCGGCGATTTCACGCAGCGCACAGTTGTGAATGCGCAACGTGAGGCTCGCGGGTTCCACTTCCGCCATATAGCCCTTGGAGGTGAGCAACTCCGCCACCAGCGGCACCCGCTCCTCGAGGGGCAGCGCCTCCAGCACCGGTCCAGCCTCGTCGGCCAGACGTTGCCAATCGGCTTCCAGAACCGACTCCACCGCGCGATCACCCGTGTGGGTCCGCAGCAGGTCGAGCGCCGTGGCCAGCATTTGCACGTAACTGCGGGGGAACAGCGCTTCGCCGGCCGGCGTGAGCGAGTAGGCAAACACCGGTGCCCCCACCCCACGCACCACCCGCTGGTAGCGCACCAACCCGTCTTCCTCGAGTGCCTTGAGGTGCCGGCGCAGGGCGTTGGCCGTCAGCCCGAACTGCGAGCCCAACTCGCCCGCCGTCAGCGGCTGCGCCTTGCGCAGCGCCACCAGCAGATCGGCCCGAACCCCACGAAAGCCCCCAAGCGCGCCAACCACATCTTCCATCACGACAATATAGCTCGGCTTTAGTCAATAGGTCAACGAAACCGTTCACGAATTCGAGGGTACGGAGTACGGCTGGTGCCGGTCAGAACGCCCTCTGTCACATGACAGGCGATTCATCAACCGTTCGGCCCCTGTTGCATTTCGCTCCGGGCGTGCAGCCTGCATATTGCTGCCGCTCAACTTGCCAATTCGCCTCTTGCCGCCGAGGATCTCCCCCCAGTGCGTCTGACCGTCATCATAGCCGTGGGCGTGTTGTTGGTTGGTCTGCTGGCGCTCGTGCGGGCGCGGCGGCTTACCCGCGAATCCATCGAACGCGACGGGCTGTCCCGATTCCGCGATCATTTCCGCGGGCGCTACCCCGAGAATCTCGTCTCGCAGGTGTACACCTACCTCGCCGAGCAGCATGGGGCTGTGGAGCCGCATTACATCGTCAATCCGCAGGATGACCTGGCGCGGGTGTACGGGCTGGCCGATCTCGACCTCGAGGATGCGGTGCTGGTGATTGCCGACCGCGCCGGCGCCCGTCTGCCGCGGGCCAATGAACTGGACGAGCTCAAGACGCGGGTGCAGAGCGTGGAGGACCTGCTGGTGTACCTCGAGCCCTACTTCCGTCCCGAAGTCGTGAAGGGCTGAGCGCTGGACCGGTATCAACGGCTCCGTCGTCTGCAGGGCCCGGCGATACGCGCATGCGCGACATCCGCGATGGCCGTGTTGCTCACCGCTGCCTGCTCCAGTGGTCCGCGGCCCGATGCGTTCCCTTGTCCCGCGCCGGCGCCCGCCGCCGCAGAGCCCACGCCCGAGCGCCTGCCGGCCACGCCGGCCCATGCCGGGCCCCGCGACGCGGGCATCAGCGACGAGGATCTGCATGAGCTCTGGTCGCGTCAACTCATGGTGCCGGTGGAGGGCGTAACGCGGGCCCAGCTCCGCGACAACTACACCGCGGGCCGCGGCGGCGGCCGAATTCATGCGGCCCTCGACATTCTCGCTCCCAAGGGCACGCCCGTGCTGGCGCCCACCGATCAGGTCATCGG is part of the Gemmatimonas sp. UBA7669 genome and encodes:
- a CDS encoding aminotransferase class V-fold PLP-dependent enzyme, encoding MSAALAPRSDFPLLAANPGLHYLDSAATSQKPRMVLDALRDFYETANANPHRGAYALSALATERYHDARHTIARFVGLADSDCLIFTRGTTESMNLVASAWGPSNVQAGDEIVITALEHHANFVPWQQLALATGATLRIVELTDRQTIDLDHLRDLLSPRTRVVALTHVSNAVGAITPLAEAVRLIRSRSAAVIVVDGAQAVPHLPVHFDTLDVDFYAFSGHKLLGPMGIGCLIGRRALLESMSPYQFGGDMIEWVHDTRSTWNVIPHKFEAGTPNAADAVALAAAVRYLESLGMANVRAHELALLELADARVRELPGVTVYGPPPAERSGVVSFSLADVHPHDLATILDQHGVCVRAGHHCAQPLMRRLGVSATARASFYVYSDASDVEALVHALQAAQALFATADSSA
- the sufB gene encoding Fe-S cluster assembly protein SufB produces the protein MSSTIESLVNREYQYGFTTDIETETLPPGLTEDTVRFISAKKNEPEWLLEWRLKAFRRWQTMTEPHWANVSYPPIDYQAASYYSAPKSVKPLGSLDEVDPKLLETYNKLGISLTEQKRLAGVAVDAVFDSVSVGTTYKEELAKYGVIFMSFGEAVREYPDLVRKYLGSVVPYSDNFFAALNSAVFSDGSFCYIPKGVRCPMELSTYFRINAAETGQFERTLIVADEGAYVSYLEGCTAPKRDTNQLHAAVVEIAALDNATVKYSTVQNWYAGDEHGVGGIYNFVTKRGKAMTNAKISWTQVETGSAITWKYPSVILQGDNSVGEFYSVAVASKKQQADTGTKMIHIGRNTKSTIVSKGISAMQGQNSYRGKVQILPKAEGARNYTQCDSMLVGNACGAHTFPYVEVGNNSATLEHEASTSKIGEDQIFYLKARGLDAEQAVSMIVSGFCKEVFKELPMEFALEAQQLLGITLEGSVG
- the sufU gene encoding Fe-S cluster assembly sulfur transfer protein SufU; translated protein: MSDLQELYQSVILDHNRKPRNFGELPSASHEADGRNPLCGDEVHVALVLDEAGTIADVKFTGHGCAISKASASLMTAAVKGKSRSEAEELFARFHALVLGQDPDEGKTLGQLVVFSGVSRFPVRVKCASLAWHTLKAALESGATDTAAVPAVSTE
- the sufD gene encoding Fe-S cluster assembly protein SufD codes for the protein MTTGLRFAEQAVAASVADAPGSLKGLRAAGAEAFKTLGFPTTRNEDWHYTNVSAIATAQYTPAADVAPVSLDAAALEPYTFGGTWPLVVFVNGRFNAELSRLDALPAGISVRSLADASVDDAEALGAVLGTAATADRDGFTALNAAFAGEGTYIRVSKEMVIDTPIHLLHVTDARGEGLMSHPRHVLVAERHAKAMVVESHIGLANVPYFTNAVVEAFVEDGATLQLIRVQREARTAHHVGTVEARQGRDSHFVTFTFQTGAALSRSNVYTVLNGEGCGCTINGLYMLDGEQHGDHQTRVEHVKENCFSREAYKGLIDDSAHGVFNGKVYVHPEAQKTDGKQTNHTLLLSEKAQIDTKPQLEIFADDVKCTHGATVGRIDETSLFYLKSRGVGKVLARQLLMYAFAADVLETIEHPVIVDALEKLTVERFTGSTTH
- the sufC gene encoding Fe-S cluster assembly ATPase SufC codes for the protein MLQINDLHAAIDGKPILKGITLTVNAGEVHAVMGPNGSGKSTLAQVLAGHPAYEITGGEVLYKGENLLEMDPEVRAQSGVFLAFQYPVEIPGVTNAYFLRAAYNEIRKAKGLEEVDPMEFLDLVEEKLKLVDMDVSMLNRSVNAGFSGGEKKRNEILQMAVLQPSLAILDETDSGLDIDALRIVAEGVNALKRPDNATIVVTHYQRLLNYIVPDQVHVLAGGRIIKSGDKSLALELEARGYDWLLETAA
- a CDS encoding M23 family metallopeptidase — protein: MAVLLTAACSSGPRPDAFPCPAPAPAAAEPTPERLPATPAHAGPRDAGISDEDLHELWSRQLMVPVEGVTRAQLRDNYTAGRGGGRIHAALDILAPKGTPVLAPTDQVIGRLDRGSVGGIFIYAHDAEGRFVYYYAHLERYRRGLAVGDRVAKGSVIGYVGTTGNAPPDTPHLHFQVMKRGAGRAWWDGPPINPFSFFATDGLRP
- the sufU gene encoding Fe-S cluster assembly sulfur transfer protein SufU; translation: MSSVTSLAAMYQEALLAHHRAPRNKRELAAPTGVAVHKNPVCGDESRVMVRVEDGRLVDVSFGGQSCSVGTASASLMTEAVQGLTVREALAMADNLDAMLAGDAEAVLPETLAPLRSVAPFAGRHGCARLPWTGLREALSGSRLTGG
- a CDS encoding helix-turn-helix transcriptional regulator, whose amino-acid sequence is MEDVVGALGGFRGVRADLLVALRKAQPLTAGELGSQFGLTANALRRHLKALEEDGLVRYQRVVRGVGAPVFAYSLTPAGEALFPRSYVQMLATALDLLRTHTGDRAVESVLEADWQRLADEAGPVLEALPLEERVPLVAELLTSKGYMAEVEPASLTLRIHNCALREIADRFPAACEVEAKFVERLLGVPVERLAHRLGGCGRCEYRMSGPLTAVQQEQA
- a CDS encoding Rieske (2Fe-2S) protein, whose amino-acid sequence is MTAGPADRATTWERVAELSQIEATFPLGVKLADGTRVCLVRDGSVVHAVEDRCPHRDFALSGGDVVAPCVLECPWHGARFDVRTGEVLQGPATDAIRVYEVRVEAGSVWVRGADSAPGTAS